Part of the Niallia alba genome is shown below.
AGGCTTTTCCTCCATATAAGCTTTTCACTTCTTCAGGTTTCATTTGAAAACTATGCTTTAATTCAGGAAAAGCACCAATTCTAACCTCAGAAATATATTGGTCGATAGCAAGAGAAATCGCTTCGTTCACATTCGTATATTGCTTCACAAATTTTGCAACACGCTCAACACCATATGTGATAATGTCATGGTAAACAAGAACTTGCCCGTCTGTATCGCTTCCAGCACCAATACCGATTATTGGAATCTCCAGCCTTTCACTTACTTCTTTCGCAACTTGCATCGGCACACACTCTAATACAATCGCAAAGGCTCCTGCCGCTTGACATTTCAATGCATTTTCAACAAGCAGTTTTGCTTCATCTGAACTTTTCCCTTGTACTTTATATCCACCTAATACACCTACTGATTGAGGTGTTAAACCTAAGTGTGCCATAACTGGTATCCCGGCATTTGTTAAGATTTTTATTTGGTCAATAACATCATCCGCGCCCTCTACTTTCACAGCATTAGCGCCAGTTTCTTGCATTAAGCGTGTTGCATTAATTAGTGTATCGCGACTAGATAAATGATAGCTCATAAACGGCATATCCATTACGATAAACGTATCTTTAGCTCCGCGTTTTACCGCTTTTCCATGGTGAATCATATCTTCCATC
Proteins encoded:
- the panB gene encoding 3-methyl-2-oxobutanoate hydroxymethyltransferase, whose protein sequence is MKATTDFIKMKQKAEKITMITAYDYPSAKLVEQAGTDLILVGDSLGMVVLGYESTVPVTMEDMIHHGKAVKRGAKDTFIVMDMPFMSYHLSSRDTLINATRLMQETGANAVKVEGADDVIDQIKILTNAGIPVMAHLGLTPQSVGVLGGYKVQGKSSDEAKLLVENALKCQAAGAFAIVLECVPMQVAKEVSERLEIPIIGIGAGSDTDGQVLVYHDIITYGVERVAKFVKQYTNVNEAISLAIDQYISEVRIGAFPELKHSFQMKPEEVKSLYGGKA